In the Arthrobacter zhaoxinii genome, one interval contains:
- a CDS encoding metallophosphoesterase, with protein sequence MVDSSLASAGRKAAWLAGGIAGTGAAALAYGCLIERNLFGVREETVRVLPAGSAPLRVLHLSDIHFVPGQDRKVRWLQELAELEPDLVVNTGDNLSHPQAVPAVLEALKPVMRFPGVFVPGSNDYYAPVLKNPFTYFTGPSKHRREPEKLPSGELFGAFADAGWQDLTNTASVMDLSGLRLNFSGVDDPHLGLDRYQGFADSSSEPDTAGADGATPEVRIGVAHAPYQRVLNQFTGGGAEIILAGHTHGGQVCVPGYGALVSNCDLPTWQARGLTSWAHAGRRVPLNVSAGIGTSRYAPVRFACRPEAVLLTLTARDS encoded by the coding sequence ATGGTTGATTCCTCCCTTGCGTCCGCAGGGCGAAAGGCAGCATGGCTGGCCGGCGGCATAGCCGGAACCGGTGCTGCAGCGCTGGCGTACGGCTGCCTGATTGAACGGAACCTATTCGGCGTCCGGGAAGAGACGGTCCGGGTCCTCCCCGCCGGAAGCGCTCCCCTGCGGGTCCTGCACCTGTCTGACATTCACTTTGTCCCCGGCCAGGACCGGAAGGTCCGCTGGCTCCAGGAACTGGCGGAGCTGGAACCGGACCTCGTGGTGAACACAGGCGACAACCTCAGCCACCCGCAGGCCGTGCCTGCGGTACTTGAGGCCTTGAAGCCGGTGATGCGTTTCCCCGGGGTCTTCGTTCCGGGTTCCAATGATTACTACGCGCCGGTGCTGAAGAATCCGTTTACGTACTTCACCGGTCCGTCCAAGCACCGGCGCGAACCGGAAAAGCTGCCCTCGGGTGAGCTCTTCGGGGCTTTCGCGGACGCCGGCTGGCAGGATCTGACCAACACCGCCAGCGTGATGGACCTTTCCGGTCTGCGGCTGAACTTCTCCGGTGTGGATGATCCGCATCTGGGGCTGGACCGGTATCAGGGCTTTGCCGATTCCTCATCGGAACCGGACACCGCCGGGGCGGACGGCGCCACACCCGAAGTCAGGATCGGCGTGGCGCATGCTCCCTACCAGCGCGTGCTCAACCAGTTCACCGGGGGCGGTGCGGAGATCATTCTCGCGGGGCACACCCACGGCGGCCAGGTCTGCGTGCCGGGTTACGGCGCCCTCGTCAGCAACTGCGACCTGCCCACCTGGCAGGCCCGGGGTCTGACCTCCTGGGCCCACGCGGGGCGCCGGGTGCCGCTGAACGTTTCCGCCGGCATCGGCACGTCGCGCTACGCTCCGGTGCGTTTCGCGTGCCGTCCCGAGGCGGTCCTGCTGACGCTGACGGCACGCGACTCCTGA
- a CDS encoding phosphoribosylaminoimidazolesuccinocarboxamide synthase — MSGTDGTGSAPELPGWQHVYSGKVRDLYVPAGGNDADRVLVVASDRISAYDHVLASTIPDKGRILTQLSLWWFDQLPEIPNHVISAAEGVPEAVAGRAMICRKLEMFPIECIARGYLTGSGLAEYAVSRTVCGLPLPDGLVDGSRLEPAVFTPSAKAEQGEHDENITYEATEKTVGAETAEQLRSLTLQIYTRAEAVARDRGIILADTKVEFGKDPATGAVTLGDEVLTPDSSRFWDAALYAPGKAQPSFDKQYVRDWLTSPASGWDRHSGAVPPALPADVVERTRERYVEAYERLTGEQFV, encoded by the coding sequence ATGAGCGGGACGGACGGTACGGGCTCCGCTCCGGAGCTGCCCGGCTGGCAGCACGTGTATTCGGGCAAAGTCCGGGACCTGTACGTGCCGGCGGGCGGGAACGACGCCGACCGCGTGCTTGTGGTGGCCAGCGACCGGATCAGCGCGTATGACCATGTGCTCGCCAGCACCATCCCGGACAAGGGCCGGATCCTCACCCAGCTCAGCCTCTGGTGGTTCGACCAGCTGCCGGAGATCCCCAACCATGTGATCTCGGCGGCGGAGGGCGTTCCGGAAGCGGTGGCAGGCCGGGCAATGATCTGCCGGAAGCTGGAGATGTTTCCGATTGAGTGCATTGCCCGCGGCTACCTCACCGGTTCCGGCCTGGCCGAGTACGCGGTGTCCCGAACGGTCTGCGGGCTGCCGCTGCCGGACGGGCTGGTGGACGGTTCGCGGCTTGAACCGGCTGTTTTCACCCCCTCGGCCAAGGCGGAGCAGGGGGAACATGACGAGAACATCACCTACGAAGCAACCGAGAAGACGGTCGGAGCAGAAACGGCTGAACAGCTGCGTTCGCTGACTCTGCAGATTTATACCCGGGCCGAGGCAGTTGCACGGGACCGCGGCATCATCCTTGCCGATACCAAGGTGGAGTTCGGCAAAGACCCTGCCACCGGCGCAGTCACCCTGGGGGACGAGGTGCTGACGCCGGATTCGTCCCGTTTCTGGGACGCTGCACTGTATGCGCCCGGCAAGGCGCAGCCGTCCTTCGACAAACAGTACGTCCGGGACTGGCTTACGTCGCCTGCCTCGGGCTGGGACCGGCACTCGGGGGCAGTGCCGCCCGCGCTGCCCGCCGACGTCGTCGAACGGACTCGGGAGCGGTATGTGGAGGCCTATGAGCGGCTCACAGGGGAGCAGTTCGTCTAG
- the purD gene encoding phosphoribosylamine--glycine ligase, producing MKVLVVGPGGREHALVQALLADPYVREVHAAPGNAGIARMVPVHQVDATDPSAVTDLARSLGSDLVVIGPEAPLAAGVADALREAGFAVFGPSKAAAQLEASKAFAKQVMAAANVPTAMARLAGTVEEASDALDTFGTPYVVKDDGLAAGKGVVVTSDREEALEHARACIEAGGSVVIEEFLDGPEVSLFVLSDGRHVVPLAPAQDFKRIFNDDAGPNTGGMGAYSPVDWAPAGLVEDVVSRVAQPTIDEMASRGTPFVGVLYCGLALTARGVRVIEFNARFGDPETQAVLARLKTPLGGLLMAAAKGGLDAMEQLKWDPRPAVAVVVAAENYPGTPRTGDRVRGLKKAGRLEGVHVLHAGTRLRKDKVRSAGGRVLSVVALGSDLAEARDRAYAGVDLIRLEGSQHRTDIALKAARGEVRVPDGSAGQAGNPVPETAAVREGKPA from the coding sequence GTGAAGGTTCTAGTAGTAGGCCCCGGCGGCCGCGAACATGCCCTTGTCCAAGCGCTCCTGGCCGACCCCTACGTCCGCGAGGTCCACGCGGCCCCCGGAAACGCAGGTATTGCCCGGATGGTTCCGGTGCACCAGGTGGATGCCACCGATCCCTCCGCGGTCACGGATCTGGCCCGCTCCCTCGGGTCCGACCTGGTGGTCATCGGCCCGGAGGCACCGCTGGCGGCCGGTGTGGCGGACGCGCTGCGGGAGGCCGGGTTCGCCGTCTTCGGACCGTCGAAGGCCGCCGCCCAGCTCGAAGCTTCCAAAGCCTTTGCCAAGCAGGTTATGGCGGCTGCCAACGTCCCCACGGCGATGGCCCGCCTGGCCGGCACCGTCGAGGAAGCCTCCGACGCCCTGGACACCTTCGGCACCCCGTACGTGGTCAAGGACGACGGGCTGGCCGCAGGCAAGGGCGTGGTGGTCACCTCGGACCGGGAGGAAGCGCTGGAACACGCGCGGGCCTGCATTGAGGCAGGCGGCAGCGTGGTGATCGAGGAATTCCTGGACGGGCCGGAAGTCTCGCTCTTCGTCCTTTCCGACGGACGGCACGTGGTGCCGTTGGCTCCGGCCCAGGACTTCAAACGGATTTTCAACGACGACGCCGGCCCCAACACGGGCGGCATGGGAGCCTACTCGCCCGTGGACTGGGCGCCCGCCGGTCTGGTGGAGGACGTGGTGAGCCGGGTCGCGCAGCCGACCATCGATGAAATGGCCTCCCGCGGGACTCCCTTCGTGGGGGTGCTCTACTGCGGGCTCGCTTTGACCGCGCGCGGGGTGCGGGTCATCGAGTTCAATGCCCGCTTCGGTGATCCGGAAACGCAGGCGGTGCTGGCCCGGCTGAAAACCCCGCTTGGCGGCCTGCTGATGGCGGCGGCCAAGGGCGGGCTGGATGCCATGGAACAGCTCAAATGGGACCCGCGGCCCGCCGTCGCCGTGGTGGTGGCCGCTGAAAACTATCCGGGCACCCCGCGGACGGGTGACCGGGTGCGGGGGCTGAAGAAAGCCGGACGGCTGGAGGGTGTGCACGTGCTGCACGCCGGGACCAGGCTCAGGAAGGACAAGGTGCGCAGCGCCGGCGGGCGGGTGCTCTCCGTCGTCGCTCTCGGTTCCGACCTGGCCGAAGCGAGGGACCGTGCCTACGCCGGCGTCGATCTGATCCGGTTGGAGGGATCGCAGCACCGCACGGATATTGCGCTGAAGGCCGCCCGCGGTGAAGTGCGGGTTCCAGACGGCAGCGCGGGACAGGCGGGCAACCCGGTGCCGGAGACCGCCGCAGTCCGCGAAGGGAAACCCGCATGA
- a CDS encoding asparaginase — protein sequence MNATFTASDAVELAVLERNGFIESRHIGSAVVMAGDGTVVTELGDITTPVFPRSTLKPFQAIAAMQSGVPLRGPQVALAAASHVGSREHTDVVRGMLAAAGVTEGHLQCPEDWPQDTEARNELIREGKGPQRIAFNCSGKHAAFLWACTENNWDHATYLDPQHPLQRRIAEVIEEFTGETVQHWAVDGCGAPLAAVSLTGLARGIGRLAKAPSGKHGNARAATVATAMLDYPWAVHGHGRENSIVMEDLGIIAKNGAEGVLVLGTDTGVSVALKMLDGNTRAASLVGLTLLAASGAVDPLAVEKVLDKIMQPVLGGGQPVGSLRLGAPVTALLG from the coding sequence ATGAACGCAACTTTTACCGCGTCCGACGCCGTTGAACTGGCCGTGCTCGAGCGCAACGGTTTTATTGAATCCCGCCACATCGGCTCCGCCGTCGTGATGGCCGGCGACGGCACCGTGGTCACGGAACTCGGTGACATCACCACACCCGTTTTCCCGCGCTCCACCCTCAAGCCCTTCCAGGCCATTGCAGCCATGCAGTCCGGGGTGCCGCTTCGCGGGCCGCAGGTGGCACTTGCCGCCGCGAGCCACGTCGGCTCCCGTGAACACACCGATGTCGTCCGCGGCATGCTTGCCGCCGCCGGCGTCACCGAGGGTCACCTGCAGTGCCCCGAAGACTGGCCGCAGGATACCGAGGCACGCAACGAACTGATCCGCGAGGGCAAGGGCCCGCAGCGGATTGCGTTCAACTGCTCCGGCAAGCACGCCGCCTTCCTCTGGGCCTGCACCGAGAACAACTGGGACCACGCCACCTACCTGGATCCCCAGCATCCGCTGCAGCGCCGCATCGCCGAGGTCATCGAAGAGTTCACCGGTGAGACCGTGCAGCACTGGGCAGTGGACGGCTGCGGCGCGCCGCTGGCCGCGGTCTCGCTGACCGGCCTGGCCCGGGGCATCGGCCGGCTGGCCAAGGCACCGTCCGGCAAGCACGGCAATGCCCGCGCGGCAACCGTTGCCACTGCCATGCTGGATTACCCGTGGGCCGTCCACGGCCACGGCCGTGAGAACTCGATCGTTATGGAAGACCTCGGAATCATCGCCAAGAACGGCGCCGAAGGCGTCCTGGTCCTCGGCACCGACACGGGCGTGTCGGTGGCCCTGAAGATGCTCGACGGAAACACCCGTGCCGCTTCCCTGGTGGGACTGACCCTGCTGGCAGCCAGCGGCGCCGTCGATCCGCTGGCGGTGGAAAAGGTGCTGGACAAGATCATGCAGCCGGTGCTCGGCGGCGGCCAGCCGGTGGGAAGCCTGCGGCTGGGCGCGCCGGTCACGGCGCTGCTCGGCTAG
- a CDS encoding sterol carrier family protein — protein sequence MARRRITGEDGRAALQAAAAGAADRGTTAMAVRYALEELAERAPGNSVEVRVPPFGVTQCVAGPRHTRGTPPNVIETDGATWLALVTGRQSWADAVAAGKVAASGLRADLSDVLPLFRTGS from the coding sequence GTGGCACGGCGCCGGATCACCGGCGAGGACGGCCGGGCAGCCCTGCAGGCAGCAGCAGCCGGAGCAGCGGACCGCGGCACCACCGCCATGGCGGTGCGCTACGCGTTGGAGGAACTCGCCGAACGCGCCCCCGGCAACAGCGTGGAGGTCCGGGTTCCGCCGTTCGGGGTCACCCAGTGCGTGGCCGGGCCGCGGCACACGCGCGGCACTCCCCCGAATGTCATCGAGACCGACGGCGCCACCTGGCTGGCGCTGGTCACGGGCCGGCAGTCCTGGGCCGACGCCGTCGCCGCCGGGAAAGTGGCAGCCTCGGGACTGCGCGCCGACCTGTCGGACGTCCTGCCGCTCTTCCGTACCGGTTCCTAG
- the purF gene encoding amidophosphoribosyltransferase, whose protein sequence is MARGDGQLSHDLMPGEKGPQDACGVFGVWAPGEEVAKLTYYGLYALQHRGQESAGIAASDGRRISVYKDMGLVSQVFDETTLNTLLGHIAVGHCRYSTTGASHWANAQPTLGATASGTVALAHNGNLTNSAELYELILEREGRPRAGEIAQGNTSDTALVTALLNGSDERSLEDTAMELLPKLRGAFSFVFMDEGTLYAARDTYGVRPLVLGRLERGWVVASEGSALATVGASFIREIKPGEFIAIDESGVRSRTFGEPTPAGCVFEYVYLARPDATIAGRSVYESRVEMGRQLAREHAVEADIVIPVPESGTPAAVGYAEESGIPFAHGFVKNSYVGRTFIQPSQTLRQLGIKLKLNALESVIRGKRVVVVDDSIVRGNTQRAIVRMLHEAGAVEVHVKISSPPVKWPCFYGIDFASRAELIANGAAVEEIRASIGADSLAYISEDGMIDATRQPRERLCTACFTGVYPIELPTADRLGKNLLEPANPAEDAGANGCDPGPDSEYENLLNAAEKKEAV, encoded by the coding sequence ATGGCACGCGGAGACGGACAGCTTTCCCATGATCTGATGCCCGGCGAGAAAGGCCCGCAGGACGCCTGCGGAGTCTTCGGAGTCTGGGCTCCCGGCGAAGAGGTAGCGAAGCTTACCTATTACGGGCTTTACGCTTTACAGCACCGCGGACAGGAATCCGCCGGCATCGCCGCCAGCGACGGCCGGCGCATCAGTGTGTACAAGGACATGGGGCTGGTGTCCCAGGTTTTCGATGAGACCACGCTCAACACCCTTCTGGGGCACATCGCCGTCGGGCACTGCCGGTATTCGACCACGGGCGCGTCGCACTGGGCCAATGCCCAGCCCACCCTCGGGGCCACCGCCAGCGGTACCGTGGCCCTGGCCCACAACGGCAACCTGACCAATTCCGCCGAACTGTATGAACTGATCCTCGAACGCGAGGGCCGTCCCCGCGCCGGCGAAATTGCCCAGGGCAACACCTCCGATACCGCGCTGGTGACGGCGCTGCTCAACGGCAGCGACGAACGGTCGCTGGAGGACACGGCCATGGAATTGCTGCCCAAGCTGCGCGGCGCGTTTTCCTTTGTGTTTATGGACGAGGGCACCCTCTACGCCGCGCGGGACACCTACGGCGTCCGCCCGCTGGTGCTCGGACGCCTGGAACGGGGCTGGGTGGTTGCTTCCGAAGGGTCCGCCCTCGCCACGGTCGGTGCCAGTTTCATCCGCGAGATCAAGCCGGGCGAATTCATCGCCATTGACGAATCAGGGGTCCGCAGCCGCACCTTCGGCGAGCCGACGCCGGCGGGCTGCGTGTTCGAGTACGTGTACCTCGCCCGCCCCGATGCAACCATCGCCGGCCGGTCCGTGTACGAATCCCGCGTCGAGATGGGCCGCCAGCTGGCCCGGGAACACGCCGTCGAAGCGGACATTGTCATTCCCGTCCCGGAATCCGGTACCCCGGCTGCGGTGGGTTATGCCGAGGAATCCGGGATTCCCTTCGCCCACGGGTTCGTCAAGAACTCCTATGTGGGACGAACCTTCATCCAGCCCAGCCAGACCCTCCGCCAGCTCGGCATCAAACTGAAGCTGAACGCCCTTGAATCCGTGATTCGCGGCAAGCGGGTGGTGGTGGTGGATGACTCGATTGTGCGCGGCAATACCCAGCGGGCCATTGTCCGGATGCTGCACGAGGCCGGCGCCGTCGAGGTGCACGTCAAGATCTCCTCTCCCCCGGTCAAATGGCCGTGCTTCTACGGCATCGACTTTGCCTCACGTGCAGAGCTGATCGCCAACGGCGCCGCGGTGGAGGAAATCCGGGCATCCATCGGCGCGGACAGCCTGGCGTACATCTCCGAAGACGGAATGATCGACGCCACCCGGCAGCCCCGGGAGCGGCTGTGCACCGCATGCTTCACCGGTGTCTATCCGATCGAGCTGCCGACCGCGGACCGGCTGGGGAAGAACCTGCTGGAGCCGGCCAATCCCGCGGAGGACGCCGGAGCCAACGGCTGCGATCCGGGCCCGGACAGCGAATACGAAAACCTGCTCAACGCCGCCGAAAAGAAAGAGGCCGTATGA
- the purM gene encoding phosphoribosylformylglycinamidine cyclo-ligase — protein MNAAPATSITYASAGVDVEAGDKAVELMKAAVKATHNSSVLGGVGGFAGLYDASRLLAYRKPLLATSTDGVGTKVAIAQAMDIHDTIGFDLVGMVVDDIVVVGAEPLFMTDYIACGKVVPERIADIVRGIAAACEIAGTALVGGETAEHPGLLGEHEYDVAGAATGVVEADRLLGPDRVRSGDVVIGMASSGIHSNGYSLVRRVINHAGWQLERQVSELGRTLGEELLEPTRVYAADCLDLARHEAAGVHGFSHVTGGGLAANLARVLPKGLQATVDRSTWELPPVFKLIAELGNVPQPDLERTLNLGVGMVAIVDAGSADAALERLAARGVPAWVMGGVGEAETPAGSDSDFVQGAKGVDGGAVRLVGAYA, from the coding sequence ATGAACGCCGCCCCCGCCACCTCCATTACCTACGCCTCGGCCGGGGTGGATGTCGAAGCCGGCGACAAAGCCGTTGAGCTGATGAAGGCAGCGGTGAAGGCCACCCACAATTCATCGGTGCTGGGCGGCGTGGGCGGTTTTGCCGGGCTTTACGACGCCTCCCGGCTGCTCGCGTACCGCAAACCGCTGCTGGCGACCTCCACGGACGGCGTCGGCACCAAGGTAGCCATCGCACAGGCCATGGACATCCACGACACCATCGGATTCGACCTGGTGGGCATGGTGGTCGATGACATTGTGGTGGTGGGCGCCGAGCCGCTGTTCATGACCGACTACATTGCCTGCGGCAAGGTGGTGCCCGAACGCATCGCCGACATCGTGCGCGGCATCGCGGCGGCCTGCGAGATAGCCGGCACGGCACTGGTGGGCGGGGAAACGGCGGAACACCCCGGCCTGCTGGGTGAGCACGAGTACGACGTCGCCGGTGCCGCCACCGGCGTGGTGGAGGCAGACCGCCTCCTCGGCCCGGACCGCGTCCGCAGCGGCGACGTTGTGATCGGCATGGCATCCTCCGGTATCCACTCCAACGGCTACTCCCTGGTCCGCCGCGTGATCAACCATGCCGGCTGGCAGCTCGAGCGGCAGGTGTCCGAGCTGGGGCGCACCCTGGGTGAGGAACTGCTCGAACCCACCCGCGTGTACGCCGCGGACTGCCTGGACCTTGCCCGCCACGAGGCGGCCGGGGTGCACGGCTTCAGCCATGTGACCGGCGGCGGCCTGGCTGCGAACCTGGCACGGGTGCTGCCCAAGGGGCTGCAGGCCACCGTGGACCGCTCCACCTGGGAGCTCCCTCCCGTGTTCAAGCTGATCGCCGAACTGGGCAATGTGCCGCAGCCGGATCTGGAACGCACCCTGAACCTCGGTGTCGGGATGGTGGCGATTGTTGATGCCGGGAGCGCCGATGCCGCCCTGGAACGCCTCGCTGCCCGCGGCGTCCCTGCCTGGGTCATGGGCGGCGTCGGCGAGGCCGAAACGCCTGCCGGCAGCGACTCCGATTTTGTGCAGGGTGCCAAGGGCGTTGACGGCGGCGCAGTGCGGCTCGTCGGGGCTTACGCATAA
- a CDS encoding DUF3073 domain-containing protein — protein sequence MGRGRQKAKATKQAREMKYFTPATDYSALQRELSGPTSRPSSRYPEEPAEPDYSAYEDKYADQFGDDDDDEGNRRAG from the coding sequence ATGGGGCGCGGCCGTCAAAAGGCAAAGGCAACCAAGCAGGCCCGGGAAATGAAGTACTTCACCCCGGCCACGGACTACTCGGCGCTCCAGCGTGAGCTTTCAGGACCGACGAGTCGTCCATCCAGTCGATATCCCGAGGAGCCGGCTGAGCCCGACTACTCGGCGTACGAAGATAAGTACGCGGATCAATTTGGCGACGATGACGATGATGAGGGCAACCGCCGCGCAGGGTAG
- a CDS encoding septum formation family protein, which translates to MSDQKNTPGAASPPPEKEGTPGAFPDLSAHSDSPAWLSADGSHDTGVWERSFDGVAGGDATPAAGDADSAVDTSPGAVPGGDPAAASDLPAEPAVVAPEDLKLEEPTLAEPALSDEAVEAAALDQIASETAAAEADAAEAGRLSGLEPAPAGAEIRVTQDGGQPHAPEALAESREPADAGPDKDPTPAPAPDAEKEQPTQDPEPHPLHGIDAAAPMTDVPAPPPADTDIPREPEAATAAAPSGETRRSRRLAESRRAAGASAASSPGTAADNAAAGPRSDRRDAAPGATAADPAAAGRKSGRNTRLLLVLGGVVLAAVIAILLFVFVFNGKEEGVISEDVSPLELESGACLQDWDDVNSSATVVTCDTPHNAQLVATESLPEDADFPGTEALEEQVNEVCAAVDYTDAAADLPDLTLTKSLPTEQTWATGDRRVDCFVFAPEDQELTESLVQE; encoded by the coding sequence ATGAGCGATCAGAAAAATACACCGGGAGCGGCTTCTCCGCCACCGGAGAAGGAAGGTACGCCGGGTGCCTTCCCCGATCTGAGCGCCCATTCGGACTCCCCCGCATGGCTCTCCGCGGACGGAAGCCACGACACGGGGGTCTGGGAACGCAGCTTCGACGGCGTTGCGGGCGGTGACGCCACCCCCGCGGCCGGCGATGCGGACTCCGCTGTGGATACAAGCCCCGGAGCCGTCCCGGGCGGGGACCCGGCCGCAGCCTCCGATCTGCCCGCCGAGCCGGCGGTGGTCGCCCCCGAGGACCTCAAACTGGAGGAGCCGACCCTGGCCGAGCCGGCACTGAGCGACGAAGCCGTGGAAGCGGCTGCGCTCGACCAGATCGCCTCGGAAACCGCTGCGGCGGAGGCCGACGCAGCCGAAGCCGGACGCCTTTCCGGACTCGAACCCGCGCCTGCCGGCGCCGAAATCCGGGTGACTCAGGACGGCGGGCAGCCGCACGCTCCGGAAGCCCTGGCAGAGTCCCGGGAGCCCGCGGACGCCGGCCCGGACAAGGACCCGACCCCGGCACCGGCCCCCGATGCTGAGAAGGAACAGCCCACTCAGGACCCAGAACCGCACCCCCTGCATGGCATCGACGCGGCAGCTCCCATGACGGATGTCCCTGCCCCGCCCCCTGCCGACACCGACATTCCCCGGGAGCCGGAGGCCGCCACGGCCGCCGCGCCCAGCGGCGAAACGCGCCGGTCCCGCCGGCTGGCGGAAAGCCGGCGTGCAGCCGGAGCATCAGCAGCCTCCTCTCCCGGCACAGCCGCGGACAACGCCGCCGCCGGTCCCCGCAGCGACCGCAGGGACGCCGCGCCCGGCGCTACAGCAGCAGACCCTGCAGCCGCCGGCCGCAAAAGCGGGCGCAACACCCGGCTCCTGCTGGTGCTCGGCGGCGTTGTACTGGCCGCCGTCATCGCCATTCTGCTTTTCGTGTTTGTCTTCAACGGCAAGGAAGAAGGCGTCATTTCGGAGGACGTCAGCCCGTTGGAGCTGGAATCCGGAGCGTGCCTGCAGGACTGGGATGACGTGAACTCCAGCGCTACGGTCGTCACCTGCGACACACCGCACAATGCACAGCTGGTCGCCACCGAAAGCCTGCCCGAGGACGCGGACTTCCCCGGCACGGAGGCCCTGGAAGAGCAGGTCAATGAGGTCTGCGCCGCGGTGGACTACACCGACGCCGCCGCCGACCTCCCGGACCTGACACTCACCAAGTCCCTTCCGACGGAGCAGACGTGGGCCACCGGGGACCGCCGGGTCGACTGCTTTGTCTTCGCCCCCGAGGACCAGGAGCTCACTGAGTCGCTGGTACAGGAGTAA